A part of Thermococcus sp. LS1 genomic DNA contains:
- a CDS encoding endonuclease/exonuclease/phosphatase family protein: MGVNERDKILLGLGTGVLLASSLRVFVAGAYSSLEKTFFYGVNFPSGLGIILLILAAILVGKMSRKAGAVLMAAYAVASLATDATEYTHLIAAFTIPIALALVKELDMKYLTMGIVADLSLRVLAVGGEPLDFPHTRVILGVLILLGAFALWKEEGTLKKPGFGLYAFAALLELGLIYPNAVMRYSGITVYYLPHFIGYSLVIGLAIIAGPYLAKKPGVASALLIVGVATLFVKPASLIGLPLALASAIALVESAKGSRGGVIGAAYLFLVATLALGAYVGRDIGLPFMEDRLEALILAASVIYALASYGGSTEVRLPNAKEIVGPLLGLAVVSVIVLALFNVGPTYVEAKKDVLIWSYNVHQGFGPYQGTFNGYELINLLKEQKPDIWAAQEVVGGMIGNGYQDVPLMISAYLGYAYEYKPAVEGTYGIAVFSHWHMKTESELNLESVGQARPAQKVTIDELGLTIVNVHMGLNETERAMQAEELLKFAESEPVAQIIAGDTNAEPDEKAIEILTRDYYDSFEKRPPYTFNWGNIDIENIDYILLKKDWPAKVKDYGCLCDVEVSDHRPIWTVIELP, translated from the coding sequence ATGGGCGTGAACGAAAGGGATAAAATACTTCTCGGTCTTGGAACCGGAGTGCTGCTGGCGTCGAGCCTGAGGGTCTTCGTTGCCGGCGCTTATTCCAGCCTTGAGAAGACGTTCTTCTACGGCGTGAACTTCCCATCGGGACTTGGTATAATACTCCTTATACTCGCCGCCATCCTCGTTGGCAAAATGAGCAGAAAAGCTGGAGCGGTCCTAATGGCGGCCTACGCGGTGGCTTCCCTTGCCACTGACGCCACCGAGTACACCCACCTGATAGCGGCCTTCACCATTCCGATCGCCCTCGCACTCGTCAAGGAGCTCGACATGAAATACCTAACAATGGGCATTGTGGCCGACTTGAGCCTCAGGGTTCTCGCGGTCGGGGGCGAACCCCTAGACTTCCCGCACACGAGGGTTATTCTGGGAGTTCTCATTCTCCTCGGGGCCTTTGCCCTCTGGAAGGAAGAGGGAACTCTCAAAAAACCTGGCTTCGGCCTCTACGCCTTCGCAGCCCTGCTGGAGCTCGGCCTCATCTATCCGAATGCCGTCATGCGCTACTCAGGAATCACCGTCTATTACCTACCGCATTTCATAGGCTACTCGCTTGTCATTGGTCTGGCGATTATTGCAGGACCCTACCTGGCCAAAAAACCTGGCGTAGCGTCTGCCCTTCTCATCGTAGGTGTGGCGACGCTCTTCGTCAAGCCTGCCAGTTTGATAGGTCTTCCCCTTGCCCTTGCATCAGCCATCGCCTTAGTTGAAAGCGCTAAGGGCAGCAGGGGTGGGGTAATCGGCGCCGCTTACCTCTTCCTCGTGGCAACTTTGGCTTTGGGCGCCTACGTCGGCAGGGACATCGGCTTGCCCTTCATGGAGGACAGGCTTGAGGCCCTAATTCTAGCCGCTTCCGTGATCTACGCCCTCGCGAGCTACGGTGGAAGTACCGAGGTTAGGCTTCCAAACGCAAAAGAAATAGTGGGCCCGCTTCTCGGCCTCGCAGTGGTTTCGGTAATAGTTCTAGCCCTCTTCAACGTGGGCCCAACTTACGTTGAAGCCAAGAAGGACGTCCTCATCTGGAGCTACAACGTCCACCAGGGCTTCGGGCCTTACCAGGGGACGTTCAACGGCTACGAGCTGATTAACCTCCTGAAGGAGCAGAAGCCCGATATCTGGGCGGCTCAGGAGGTCGTCGGTGGAATGATCGGCAACGGCTACCAGGATGTCCCCCTGATGATCTCCGCATACCTCGGCTACGCCTACGAGTACAAACCGGCCGTTGAAGGAACCTACGGCATAGCGGTCTTCTCGCACTGGCACATGAAGACGGAGAGTGAACTCAACCTCGAGAGCGTCGGACAGGCGAGGCCGGCTCAGAAGGTAACCATCGATGAGCTCGGATTAACCATCGTCAACGTGCACATGGGGCTGAACGAGACAGAGAGAGCAATGCAGGCGGAAGAGCTCCTCAAGTTCGCGGAGAGCGAACCGGTAGCCCAGATAATAGCAGGCGACACTAACGCCGAGCCGGATGAGAAGGCCATCGAAATACTCACGCGCGACTACTATGACTCTTTTGAGAAGAGGCCGCCATACACCTTCAACTGGGGCAACATCGACATCGAAAACATCGACTACATCCTGCTCAAGAAGGACTGGCCGGCAAAGGTCAAAGACTACGGATGCCTCTGCGATGTGGAAGTTTCCGACCACAGGCCGATATGGACCGTCATCGAGCTGCCGTGA
- a CDS encoding M48 family metalloprotease — MKEISLILVSIATIIIPPLVMRHWGRKILREELPKKEKNYNLLKAEVTCIFGAFILYLPAMIALGALDWASDVVDKLPLPEIFKVFAFAAILIFPLLLSIFLIIYETVKVGVNITEEKIENPKKEVLKVLALILGPTVGFAFIWLLLILYLPESLTSKWWFDLLMYSTLIFAFFALFPLILIRVGTKSELDPELKAELMGFCEEHGVKVRDIIVKGKPGQKLANAMVTGIIPRYRYVVLTRYLVDNFEEDEIKAVLAHEIGHIKGKHLWINAALSIGWFIFWIGLIYILHKFNVQLFSSPWVFFGVFFFAFYFWLFVIESRIAIRNEFKADEFAANVVGLEPTLRALKKLAELNLLPEKTGKWFNLLNRHPSIEKRAEHLEELRGV; from the coding sequence ATGAAGGAGATTTCATTGATTCTGGTGTCCATTGCAACCATTATTATTCCTCCCCTCGTCATGAGACACTGGGGCCGCAAAATCCTGAGAGAAGAGCTACCAAAGAAAGAGAAAAACTACAATCTGCTGAAGGCTGAAGTCACCTGTATCTTTGGAGCCTTCATACTCTACTTGCCTGCGATGATAGCCCTCGGAGCCCTTGACTGGGCCTCTGACGTGGTAGATAAGCTCCCCCTACCTGAAATATTCAAGGTGTTTGCATTTGCAGCAATCCTGATCTTCCCGCTTCTGCTGTCAATCTTCCTCATCATCTACGAGACCGTCAAAGTAGGGGTGAATATTACAGAGGAAAAGATTGAAAATCCAAAAAAGGAGGTTCTGAAAGTTCTCGCACTTATTCTTGGTCCAACAGTTGGCTTTGCCTTTATCTGGCTGCTGCTGATACTCTACCTGCCAGAGAGTTTGACCTCAAAGTGGTGGTTTGACCTGCTCATGTACTCAACCCTAATATTCGCTTTCTTTGCGCTCTTTCCACTCATCCTCATTAGAGTTGGGACAAAGAGCGAACTCGACCCCGAGCTTAAGGCCGAGCTCATGGGGTTCTGTGAGGAGCATGGAGTTAAAGTCAGGGACATTATCGTTAAAGGAAAGCCCGGTCAAAAGCTTGCCAATGCCATGGTTACGGGTATAATCCCCCGCTACCGCTACGTTGTTTTAACCCGCTATCTGGTTGATAACTTCGAAGAGGACGAGATTAAAGCGGTCTTAGCCCATGAGATTGGGCACATAAAAGGAAAGCACCTCTGGATAAACGCGGCTTTGAGCATCGGTTGGTTCATCTTCTGGATAGGACTCATCTACATCCTCCACAAATTCAACGTTCAGCTGTTCTCATCGCCGTGGGTTTTCTTCGGCGTTTTCTTCTTTGCCTTCTACTTCTGGCTCTTTGTTATTGAATCAAGGATAGCCATAAGGAACGAGTTCAAGGCAGATGAGTTCGCGGCGAATGTCGTGGGGCTTGAGCCAACTCTAAGGGCGCTTAAAAAGCTGGCCGAGCTCAATCTGCTGCCGGAAAAAACGGGGAAATGGTTTAACCTGTTGAACAGACACCCTTCGATTGAAAAGAGGGCAGAGCATTTAGAAGAACTGAGGGGTGTCTGA
- a CDS encoding RNA 2'-phosphotransferase: protein MFPGRRKVSKLMAYILRHSPEEFGLRPDMEGFVPLPELVDALRTVYPDVTEEFVREVVARDAKGRYEIQGDRIRARYGHSFPVSLNHEEDTESLFLYHGTPRRNLESILREGLKPMRRQFVHLSTSKSEAIETGRRHGRDVVLLVIDAECLRKKGLKVYKAGKNVRIVEKVPPECITLAV, encoded by the coding sequence ATGTTTCCGGGCAGGAGAAAAGTCAGCAAGCTAATGGCCTATATCCTGCGGCACTCGCCGGAGGAGTTCGGACTGAGGCCAGACATGGAAGGCTTCGTGCCCCTTCCCGAACTCGTCGATGCCCTAAGGACGGTTTATCCAGATGTTACGGAGGAGTTCGTACGCGAAGTAGTCGCCCGCGATGCGAAGGGCCGCTACGAGATTCAAGGAGACAGAATACGCGCCCGCTACGGTCACAGCTTTCCGGTGAGCCTGAACCACGAAGAAGACACCGAGAGCCTTTTCCTCTATCACGGCACGCCGAGGAGGAACCTCGAGAGCATCCTCCGCGAAGGGTTGAAGCCCATGAGGAGGCAGTTCGTCCACCTAAGCACGAGCAAAAGCGAGGCAATCGAAACCGGCAGGCGGCACGGGCGGGACGTGGTTCTTCTGGTAATAGACGCCGAATGCCTCCGAAAGAAAGGCTTGAAGGTTTACAAAGCCGGAAAGAATGTCAGGATAGTCGAGAAAGTCCCACCGGAGTGCATCACTCTGGCAGTCTAA
- a CDS encoding MFS transporter, whose amino-acid sequence MSRRELVVTQGRREKAGKVRRIKIKRRNVVLLAVSMFIANAAFGMAFPYLSVYMKLLGGGMLMVGLLSVAFNLTSTVFQYPFGYLSDRTRNRKAFISFGLFSTGTFYALMAVVSTPLALLALRTFQGALGSAMMPAHSALIAELSTRVGSAYGLFGSIENAGYMLGNFIGGFLIKYVGIRGIFLIAGALLVLSSAIVLLLRERPRPKRAPRKLILVQEGRESEKATFQGAAFKRLMRGHLGLFYFTVLLVMIASGQVYSVVSVYFGEVFGSEWVGILFGIDSLAAAVSGYYLGKLIDRYGAKKFYLLAIAGYAIAFLGYAFAKNLYLMIVVALFSGVKWSLTLNASSTYVATKVRATERGQAMGLLNAMMSLGWVVGPLLGGYLSAISFKLNFTSTLVPLGVAFLFALRLPE is encoded by the coding sequence ATGAGCAGAAGGGAGCTCGTCGTAACGCAGGGAAGGCGCGAGAAGGCAGGGAAGGTCCGCAGAATAAAGATCAAGCGCAGGAACGTGGTCCTGCTAGCGGTGAGTATGTTCATCGCCAACGCGGCCTTCGGCATGGCCTTTCCCTATCTCAGCGTCTACATGAAGCTCCTCGGCGGCGGCATGCTGATGGTCGGGCTTCTAAGCGTCGCCTTCAACCTGACCTCGACGGTCTTCCAGTATCCCTTTGGCTATCTCTCCGATAGGACTAGGAACCGGAAGGCCTTCATATCCTTCGGCCTGTTCTCTACGGGAACCTTCTATGCCCTCATGGCGGTCGTTTCAACTCCGCTAGCTTTGCTTGCCTTGAGGACGTTCCAGGGGGCACTTGGTTCGGCCATGATGCCGGCCCATTCTGCGCTGATAGCGGAGCTCTCAACCCGGGTGGGTTCGGCCTACGGGCTCTTCGGTTCGATTGAGAACGCGGGCTATATGCTGGGCAACTTCATCGGCGGCTTCCTTATAAAATACGTCGGGATCAGAGGAATCTTCCTCATAGCAGGGGCTCTCCTCGTCCTTTCCTCCGCGATAGTTCTCCTCCTCAGGGAGAGGCCGAGGCCGAAAAGGGCTCCAAGAAAGCTTATACTCGTCCAGGAAGGGCGGGAAAGCGAAAAGGCAACTTTCCAGGGTGCGGCATTCAAGCGGCTCATGAGGGGCCATCTGGGCCTTTTCTACTTTACAGTTCTGCTCGTAATGATAGCTTCCGGTCAGGTCTATTCAGTGGTCTCGGTTTACTTTGGGGAGGTCTTTGGGAGCGAGTGGGTAGGGATACTTTTTGGAATAGACTCTTTAGCGGCGGCGGTGAGCGGATACTACCTCGGGAAGCTGATTGACCGCTACGGCGCCAAGAAATTCTACCTGCTGGCGATAGCCGGCTACGCCATCGCTTTCCTCGGCTACGCTTTCGCTAAGAATCTCTACCTGATGATCGTCGTGGCCCTCTTTTCGGGCGTCAAGTGGTCTCTGACCCTAAACGCCTCCTCGACCTATGTTGCCACGAAGGTCAGAGCGACGGAGAGGGGTCAGGCGATGGGCCTGCTCAACGCTATGATGAGCCTCGGCTGGGTCGTAGGTCCATTACTCGGAGGCTATCTCTCTGCCATAAGCTTTAAGCTGAACTTCACGAGCACGCTCGTGCCTCTCGGAGTAGCTTTCCTCTTCGCGCTTAGACTGCCAGAGTGA
- a CDS encoding galactokinase: MYRVDSPGRVNLIGEHTDYALGYVMPMAINIHTVLHAREDEQIRVYSQIFREVKEFSLDDIRRSGDWADYIKGIFWVLWEEGHEVGGMKGILNGDLPIGSGLGSSASLELAVLAFLNEAYKLRLLPIEMALLAQKAENEFVGVPCGILDQFTMTHGRKEHVIFLDTDTLRHEYIKFPRDIQVIVFYTGVKRELANSAYVERRKVAEETLRLLGKRTSKEVEEAELRNIPSLYRRLFGYIVRENRRVLEARDALRVGDVDTLGELITASHWDLARNYDVSCEELDFFVRRSLQLGAYGAKLTGTGFGGSAIAIVDSDRALSIARTVLEEYQRAFNWEADYYLVLPTDGVAVRRV; the protein is encoded by the coding sequence ATGTATCGCGTTGATTCTCCCGGTCGGGTGAATCTTATCGGTGAGCACACTGATTACGCCCTTGGCTACGTCATGCCGATGGCAATAAACATCCATACGGTTCTGCATGCCAGGGAGGACGAGCAGATCAGGGTTTACTCGCAGATATTCCGTGAGGTCAAGGAGTTCTCGCTTGATGACATCAGAAGAAGTGGAGACTGGGCGGACTACATAAAGGGAATCTTCTGGGTTCTCTGGGAGGAAGGGCACGAGGTAGGTGGCATGAAGGGAATTCTGAATGGAGACTTGCCTATAGGCTCGGGTTTGGGTTCTTCAGCGAGTCTTGAGCTTGCAGTTCTGGCGTTTCTCAACGAGGCATATAAACTGAGATTACTTCCCATAGAAATGGCCCTCCTGGCTCAGAAAGCCGAAAACGAGTTTGTGGGTGTCCCCTGTGGAATACTCGACCAGTTCACCATGACCCATGGGAGGAAGGAGCACGTCATTTTCCTTGATACTGATACGCTGAGGCACGAATACATAAAATTCCCGAGGGACATTCAGGTGATCGTCTTCTATACCGGTGTCAAGAGGGAGCTGGCCAACTCAGCCTACGTGGAGCGTAGGAAGGTTGCAGAAGAAACCTTAAGGCTTCTCGGTAAGAGAACTTCTAAGGAGGTTGAAGAGGCAGAGCTGAGAAACATTCCCTCCCTCTACAGGCGCCTCTTCGGCTACATCGTTAGAGAAAACCGGCGCGTTCTCGAGGCAAGGGATGCACTCAGGGTGGGGGATGTAGACACATTGGGAGAGCTTATTACAGCTTCTCACTGGGATCTGGCGAGGAACTATGATGTAAGCTGCGAAGAGCTGGACTTCTTCGTTCGTAGATCCCTCCAGCTCGGCGCCTATGGCGCGAAGCTCACGGGAACAGGTTTCGGCGGTTCGGCCATAGCGATAGTCGATAGTGACAGGGCACTGAGCATTGCTAGGACAGTCTTGGAGGAGTACCAGCGTGCCTTCAACTGGGAGGCCGACTACTACCTTGTTCTCCCGACCGATGGTGTTGCTGTGAGGAGGGTTTAG
- a CDS encoding FAD-binding oxidoreductase: MPTKELPERSEIVIIGGGIIGVTLAHELAKRGEEVTVIEKRFIGSGSTFRCGTGIRQQFNDEANVQVMKRSVELWKRYSEEYGFSFEQTGYLFLLYDDDEVKEFKRNIAIQNRFGVPTRLITPEEAKEIVPLLDISEVIAASWNPTDGKADPFYSTAAFALNAERFGAKLVEYTEVKDFIIENGEIKGLKTNRGVIKTGIVVNATNAWAKLINAMAGIKTQVPIEPYKHQAVITQPIRKGAIKPMVISFKYGHAYLTQTSHGGVVGGVGYELGPTYDLNPTYEFLREVSYYFTKIIPALRELLILRTWAGYYAKTPDSNPAIGKIEELSDYYIAAGFSGHGFMMAPAVAEMVADLITKGITNLPVEWYDPYRFERGELRGEALQMG, encoded by the coding sequence ATGCCGACGAAAGAACTTCCCGAAAGAAGCGAAATCGTTATCATCGGCGGGGGAATAATAGGTGTGACCCTCGCCCACGAGCTAGCTAAACGCGGTGAGGAGGTCACCGTCATAGAGAAGCGCTTCATAGGCTCAGGCTCGACCTTCCGCTGTGGAACTGGCATAAGGCAGCAGTTCAACGACGAGGCCAACGTTCAGGTCATGAAGCGCTCCGTCGAGCTCTGGAAGCGTTATAGTGAAGAGTACGGCTTCTCCTTCGAGCAGACCGGCTATCTCTTCCTGCTCTACGACGATGATGAGGTCAAGGAGTTCAAGAGGAACATAGCCATCCAGAACCGCTTCGGCGTCCCGACGAGGCTCATAACTCCAGAAGAGGCGAAGGAGATAGTCCCGCTCCTTGACATAAGTGAGGTCATAGCGGCATCGTGGAACCCCACTGATGGAAAGGCCGATCCCTTCTACTCAACCGCTGCATTTGCCCTCAACGCCGAGCGCTTTGGGGCTAAGCTGGTTGAGTACACGGAGGTCAAGGATTTCATCATCGAGAACGGTGAGATAAAGGGTCTCAAGACCAACAGGGGAGTTATCAAGACGGGCATCGTCGTTAACGCCACCAACGCCTGGGCCAAGCTCATCAACGCGATGGCCGGGATAAAGACCCAGGTTCCGATAGAACCCTACAAGCACCAAGCGGTGATAACCCAGCCCATAAGGAAGGGAGCGATTAAGCCGATGGTCATCTCCTTCAAGTACGGGCACGCTTATCTCACCCAGACCAGTCACGGTGGCGTTGTTGGAGGCGTCGGCTACGAGCTGGGACCGACCTACGACCTCAATCCGACCTACGAGTTCCTCCGTGAGGTCAGCTACTACTTCACCAAGATAATCCCGGCCCTGAGGGAGCTCCTTATACTCAGAACATGGGCGGGCTACTACGCTAAAACGCCTGATAGCAACCCTGCCATAGGGAAAATCGAGGAGCTGAGCGATTACTACATTGCCGCTGGCTTTTCCGGTCACGGTTTCATGATGGCGCCGGCTGTGGCGGAGATGGTCGCCGATTTGATAACCAAAGGGATAACGAACCTTCCAGTCGAGTGGTACGACCCATACAGATTTGAGCGCGGTGAGCTCCGCGGAGAAGCGCTGCAGATGGGATAA
- a CDS encoding FAD-dependent oxidoreductase, which translates to MRPLDLTEKDPSRRITIYFEGKPLEAYEGEKLTVALLANGIYWLTTSTEGRKRGAFTFGPVPMVVNGVKNINGRKTVVKDGMRIERQNYGDFQETVEIDKSKPVTRQVVDVAVIGAGPAGIGAALELQEHLTVALIEERGWLGGDMWLRGLPQEGFDGEPKAVIKSLVAQFNENVRVFRKTIALGIFDKGEYFLVPIVKGDRLIELMARRVVLAVGAVGNILLFENNDIPGVFRRDFALEVMNVWGVAPGKKVAVVGSRPEDIVPELERWDIEYIVVPNPKRVEGTEKVEKLIDMNGNVYEVDAVIVSDGRRPDINPITQAGGKLRFKRGYYMPVLDSQHRIRDGIYVAGSAVSIKPHYANYLEGRLVGAYILEEFGYEAQPCVYEEKLKEYEPEAITIHRIEFDSFNLEDVQICGCDVSLKKVDDVVRSGITDLQIIKRLTHLAMGFCQGRFCLFNGAVVVSQRANLDMARIDLPVARPPLKNVKMKVTAAGG; encoded by the coding sequence ATGAGACCGCTCGACCTGACGGAAAAAGACCCTTCTAGGAGAATCACGATTTACTTTGAGGGGAAACCTCTCGAGGCTTATGAAGGTGAAAAGCTCACTGTTGCCCTTCTGGCTAACGGCATCTACTGGCTTACCACCAGCACAGAGGGGAGAAAGAGAGGGGCCTTTACGTTCGGCCCCGTTCCGATGGTCGTCAACGGCGTGAAGAACATCAACGGCAGAAAAACGGTTGTAAAGGATGGCATGAGAATAGAGCGTCAGAACTATGGGGATTTTCAGGAGACTGTTGAGATAGACAAGAGCAAGCCCGTAACGAGACAGGTCGTTGATGTGGCCGTTATAGGTGCTGGCCCCGCCGGAATAGGGGCAGCACTTGAGCTTCAGGAGCATCTGACGGTCGCCCTCATTGAGGAGCGCGGCTGGCTCGGCGGAGACATGTGGCTCAGGGGCCTCCCACAGGAAGGTTTTGATGGTGAGCCCAAGGCGGTCATAAAGTCACTCGTTGCCCAATTCAATGAGAACGTTCGCGTTTTCAGGAAGACGATAGCATTGGGAATCTTCGACAAGGGGGAGTACTTCCTGGTTCCCATCGTTAAGGGGGACCGGCTTATAGAACTCATGGCGAGACGCGTTGTTTTGGCCGTTGGAGCAGTTGGCAATATTCTCCTCTTTGAGAACAACGACATTCCGGGCGTTTTCAGGCGCGACTTTGCCCTTGAGGTCATGAACGTCTGGGGTGTCGCTCCCGGCAAAAAAGTCGCAGTCGTTGGAAGCAGGCCCGAGGACATCGTTCCTGAGCTCGAGAGGTGGGACATTGAGTACATCGTCGTCCCAAACCCGAAGCGCGTTGAAGGAACGGAAAAGGTTGAAAAGCTGATAGACATGAACGGCAACGTTTACGAGGTTGACGCTGTGATAGTTTCCGACGGCAGGAGGCCGGACATAAACCCGATAACCCAGGCCGGCGGAAAGCTTCGCTTTAAGAGGGGCTACTACATGCCAGTTCTCGACTCCCAGCACAGAATAAGGGATGGCATCTACGTCGCTGGAAGCGCCGTCAGCATAAAGCCCCACTATGCCAACTACCTCGAGGGCAGACTCGTTGGGGCATACATCCTTGAGGAGTTCGGCTACGAGGCCCAGCCGTGCGTTTATGAGGAGAAGCTGAAGGAGTACGAGCCTGAGGCTATCACCATCCACAGGATAGAGTTCGACTCCTTTAATCTGGAGGACGTCCAGATATGTGGCTGCGACGTCTCGCTGAAGAAGGTCGATGACGTGGTGAGAAGTGGCATAACAGACCTTCAGATAATCAAGCGCCTTACCCACCTGGCCATGGGCTTTTGCCAAGGTCGCTTCTGCCTCTTTAACGGCGCGGTGGTGGTTTCTCAGAGGGCCAACCTGGACATGGCGAGGATTGACCTGCCGGTCGCGAGACCGCCGCTCAAGAACGTGAAGATGAAGGTTACCGCCGCTGGGGGATGA
- a CDS encoding sodium/proline symporter, translating into MNGGILFGFLVYLALLAYIGWWANKYTKTEEQYFVGGRRVHVLAATLSDKASDFSGWLMLGYPGAAFKSGLGAFWAAIGCLFGTLADYLLIGPRLRIYAGKFRAITVPDYLEARLKDDTKMIRILSALIIIIFMTAYVAAQFTAGGKTFAEGFGISDNAGILITVIILTAYVITGGFFAVVWTDVVQALFMLLTLIIVPFLALAKIGGLDKATEIIGQVDPNKLHPFGGATGWAAIIFAIGYASWIVGYLGQPHIVTRYMSVEDPRKLRRPGIFISGTWTIIVLWGAFFAGFLGFAMYQAGILQVSDPEKVIPAMAVELMPSWLAGFVIAGIISAVMSTADSQLLVASSAIARDFYHKVLGKELGKKQMVNISRVVVAAVALVGLWFAISGPKIIYQMVATAWGGLAVGFGPILTLSLWWKKVTKEGGIVGMAYGLVSEVLLEAKIYGWAFHPDAPGFFGTIGGWFNGVPVFFINFFVALLVIIIVSLLTKPPEDVVRLHEEIFKKVPIEKGGKTVMETRTKSQLENVAEFVLTKGLA; encoded by the coding sequence ATGAACGGCGGGATACTCTTTGGTTTTCTGGTCTATCTCGCCCTCCTGGCTTACATCGGCTGGTGGGCCAACAAGTACACCAAGACTGAGGAGCAGTACTTCGTCGGAGGTAGGAGAGTCCACGTTTTGGCCGCAACCCTGAGCGACAAGGCGAGCGACTTCTCCGGTTGGCTGATGCTCGGATATCCTGGAGCGGCCTTCAAGAGCGGTCTTGGAGCCTTCTGGGCAGCGATAGGCTGCCTCTTCGGAACGCTGGCTGACTACCTCCTCATAGGGCCGAGGCTCAGAATCTACGCGGGCAAATTCAGGGCAATAACGGTACCGGACTACCTGGAGGCCAGACTCAAAGATGACACCAAGATGATAAGGATTCTCAGCGCGCTGATAATCATAATCTTCATGACTGCCTACGTTGCCGCTCAGTTCACCGCGGGCGGTAAGACCTTTGCGGAGGGCTTCGGAATAAGCGACAACGCGGGAATACTGATAACCGTCATAATCCTGACGGCTTACGTTATTACCGGTGGATTCTTTGCCGTTGTTTGGACCGACGTCGTTCAGGCGCTCTTTATGTTGCTGACGCTGATAATCGTCCCGTTCCTGGCTCTGGCCAAGATAGGCGGTCTCGACAAGGCGACGGAAATAATAGGACAGGTGGACCCAAACAAGCTCCATCCCTTCGGAGGGGCCACCGGCTGGGCGGCGATAATCTTTGCCATCGGTTACGCTTCATGGATAGTCGGCTACCTCGGTCAGCCGCACATAGTCACCCGTTATATGAGTGTTGAAGACCCGAGGAAGCTCAGGAGGCCGGGAATATTTATCAGCGGCACCTGGACTATAATCGTCCTCTGGGGAGCATTCTTCGCTGGATTCCTCGGCTTCGCTATGTATCAGGCAGGCATCCTTCAGGTCAGCGATCCTGAGAAGGTAATACCAGCCATGGCTGTTGAGCTGATGCCCAGCTGGCTGGCCGGATTCGTCATCGCGGGCATAATCTCTGCAGTTATGAGTACGGCGGATTCACAGCTGCTGGTTGCCTCCTCAGCTATCGCGAGGGACTTCTACCACAAGGTTCTCGGAAAAGAGCTCGGAAAGAAGCAGATGGTCAACATCTCTAGGGTTGTCGTCGCCGCCGTTGCCCTCGTCGGCCTCTGGTTCGCAATAAGCGGTCCGAAAATTATCTACCAGATGGTTGCAACGGCATGGGGAGGTCTCGCTGTAGGCTTTGGCCCAATTCTGACGCTCAGCCTCTGGTGGAAGAAAGTAACCAAGGAGGGCGGAATAGTTGGCATGGCCTACGGTCTGGTCAGTGAGGTTCTGCTTGAGGCCAAGATATATGGCTGGGCCTTCCACCCGGACGCTCCGGGCTTCTTCGGAACCATCGGCGGCTGGTTCAACGGCGTCCCAGTGTTCTTCATCAACTTCTTCGTGGCACTGCTGGTGATTATAATCGTTAGCCTCCTCACCAAGCCGCCGGAGGACGTCGTCAGGCTCCATGAGGAGATATTCAAGAAGGTGCCCATCGAGAAGGGCGGCAAAACCGTCATGGAAACCAGAACCAAGAGCCAGCTCGAGAACGTCGCCGAGTTCGTCCTCACGAAGGGCCTTGCCTGA